One Mangifera indica cultivar Alphonso chromosome 4, CATAS_Mindica_2.1, whole genome shotgun sequence genomic region harbors:
- the LOC123214343 gene encoding polygalacturonase At1g48100-like, with translation MKDNGSSADSGYPGPSPVPVPPYGPNLTRSKIFDILSFGAKGDGVCDDSDAFQAAWKAACKVPGATLEIPSEFKFLIKPITLQGPCMPQLVLQIDGILLAPAEVGSWPISSLFQWLNFKWVQNFTIQGTGTVDGQGPQWWTVSSLYYTQKKLKNILGLKPTAMRFYASYNVTVRDIKIINSPQCHLKFDNSRGIRVDNIKISSPENSPNTDGIHLQNTQEVEIQHSDIGCGDDCVSIQTGCSNIYIHHINCGPGHGISLGSLGKDRSVGCISDIAVEKISVQNTLAGVRIKTWQGGIGSVKNVSFSNIQVSNVKFPIIIDQYYCDKHFCKNQTGAVAISGVKYNQIIGTYSVQPIYLACSEDIPCTDVDLIHIQLKPSRRYGGSHQGLCWNSYGISKAPLVPSSIDYCLRRDSGSIVKRIARFLEHVC, from the exons ATGAAAGATAATGGAAGCTCTGCGGATTCAGGATATCCTGGACCTTCACCAGTCCCTGTTCCTCCTTATGGTCCGAATCTTACTAGGTCAAAAATTTTCGACATTTTGTCATTTGGAGCTAAGGGGGATGGAGTCTGTGATGATTCAGAC GCTTTTCAAGCAGCATGGAAAGCTGCCTGCAAGGTGCCTGGTGCTACGTTAGAAATCCCATCGGAGTTTAAGTTCCTCATCAAGCCCATAACTCTGCAAGGGCCGTGCATGCCTCAATTAGTTCTTCAG ATAGATGGAATCCTCTTGGCACCTGCAGAAGTAGGCTCATGGCCAATATCCAGTTTGTTTCAGTGGTTGAACTTCAAATGGGTCCAAAACTTCACCATTCAAGGCACTGGAACTGTTGATGGTCAAGGCCCTCAGTGGTGGACCGTCTCTTCGCTCTATTACACTCAG AAGAAACTCAAAAACATTCTAGGTTTGAAACCAACT GCTATGAGATTTTATGCAAGCTATAATGTCACAGTTCGAGATATCAAAATCATAAACAGTCCTCAATGCCATTTGAAATTTGACAACTCCAGGGGGATCAGAGTCGATAATATAAAGATTTCTTCTCCCGAAAACAGCCCAAACACCGACGGCATTCACCTTCAAAATACACAAGAAGTGGAAATTCAGCATTCTGATATCGGATGCG GAGATGACTGTGTATCAATACAAACTGGTTGCTCAAACATCTACATTCATCATATCAATTGTGGCCCCGGTCATGGTATAAG TTTAGGAAGTCTTGGGAAAGACAGGAGTGTAGGCTGCATTTCTGATATCGCTGTGGAGAAAATCTCGGTGCAGAATACATTAGCTGGAGTTAGAATAAAGACATGGCAGGGGGGTATTGGATCCGTCAAGAACGTGTCCTTTTCCAATATTCAAGTCTCTAATGTGAAGTTCCCTATAATAATTGATCAATATTATTGTGACAAGCATTTCTGCAAGAATCAAACTGGAGCAGTGGCGATATCTGGAGTTAAATATAATCAGATAATTGGAACTTATTCTGTGCAGCCAATCTATCTAGCATGTAGCGAGGATATTCCATGCACAGATGTTGATCTAATCCATATTCAGTTGAAGCCGTCCCGCAGATATGGTGGTTCACACCAGGGTTTGTGTTGGAATTCTTATGGAATATCAAAGGCTCCTTTGGTTCCTTCAAGTATCGACTATTGCTTGAGAAGGGATAGTGGTTCAATAGTGAAAAGAATAGCAAGATTTCTTGAGCACGTGTGTTAG
- the LOC123213479 gene encoding uncharacterized protein LOC123213479 gives MSCSWCNISLVIPIFVLYILASSSVFPAYSLAAGGQQHETSTNQTLRPQEELHKLKMIRAHLNKLNKPAIKTIQSPAGDTIDCVETHLQPAFDHPKLKGKRPLDPPARPSGHNPTGMVSEDFQLWSMSGESCPEGTIPIRRTTEQDMLRASSFRRFGRKLGHVRRDTNSNDHEHSVGYVTGDQYYGAKASINVWAPRVASQNEFSLSQMWVISGSFGDDLNTIEAGWQVSPELYGDNSPRFFTYWTSDAYQATGCYNLLCSGFVQTNNRIAIGAAISPASSYNGGQFDISLLVWKDPKHGNWWLEFGSGVLVGYWPSFLFTHLRDYASVVQFGGEIVNSRTNGHTSTQMGSGHFAGEGFGKASYFRNLQVVDWDNNLIPLSNLKVLADHPNCYDIQGGINTVWGNYFYYGGPGRNVRCP, from the exons ATGAGTTGCAGTTGGTGTAATATCTCGCTAGTCATTcccatttttgttttgtatatcCTTGCTTCTTCTTCAGTTTTTCCTGCCTATTCTCTGGCAGCCGGCGGTCAACAACATGAAACTTCAACCAATCAAACTCTCCGTCCTCAGGAAGAGTTACATAAGTTGAAGATGATTAGAGCTCATCTCAACAAACTCAACAAGCCTGCCATCAAAACAATACAG AGTCCTGCTGGGGACACCATAGATTGTGTTGAAACTCATCTTCAACCAGCTTTTGATCATCCtaaattgaaaggaaaaagaCCACtg GATCCACCAGCGAGACCAAGTGGCCATAATCCAACTGGTATGGTAAGTGAAGACTTTCAGTTGTGGAGTATGTCGGGTGAGTCGTGTCCAGAAGGAACAATTCCAATCAGAAGAACAACGGAACAAGACATGCTAAGAGCCAGTTCCTTTagaagatttggaagaaaattgGGACATGTTAGAAGAGACACAAACAGCAATGACCATGAG CATTCAGTTGGATATGTGACGGGAGATCAATACTATGGAGCGAAAGCCAGCATCAATGTGTGGGCACCAAGGGTAGCTAGCCAGAATGAATTTAGCTTATCACAAATGTGGGTAATCTCAGGCTCATTCGGAGACGATCTTAACACAATTGAAGCTGGTTGGCAG GTAAGCCCAGAGCTGTACGGAGATAACAGCCCCAGGTTCTTCACTTACTGGACT AGCGACGCTTATCAAGCAACCGGATGCTACAATTTGCTATGCTCGGGGTTTGTGCAGACTAATAATAGAATCGCCATTGGGGCTGCAATCTCTCCAGCATCATCATATAATGGTGGCCAATTTGACATTAGTTTGCTGGTTTGGAAG GATCCAAAACATGGAAACTGGTGGCTAGAATTCGGATCCGGGGTTCTAGTTGGGTACTGGCCATCTTTCTTGTTTACTCACCTTAGAGATTATGCAAGCGTTGTACAATTTGGAGGAGAAATTGTAAATTCCAGGACAAATGGCCACACATCAACACAAATGGGGAGTGGACATTTTGCAGGAGAAGGGTTTGGAAAAGCAtcttattttagaaatttgcaAGTTGTGGATTGGGATAATAATTTAATCCCATTATCAAATCTAAAAGTCCTGGCAGATCACCCCAATTGCTATGATATTCAAGGAGGAATTAATACAGTTTGGGGCAATTATTTTTACTATGGTGGACCTGGAAGAAATGTCAGATGTCCCTAA
- the LOC123214643 gene encoding putative cysteine-rich receptor-like protein kinase 43 → MEATEGVPPDGKEIAVKRLFYNNKHKVANFHNEVDIISSVGHKNPVRLLGDAAFQDLKAFLSRNSCLTRALIASSLVINKSMNENFDSANMAYY, encoded by the exons ATGGAAGCAACAGAG GGTGTACCGCCTGATGGAAAAGAAATTGCTGTCAAGAGGCTTTTCTATAACAACAAACACAAGGTAGCGAATTTCCACAATGAAGTTGACATTATAAGCAGCGTAGGGCACAAAAATCCGGTGAGATTGCTGGGGGATGCAGCTTTTCAAGACCTGAAAGCCTTCTTGTCTAGGAATTCCTGCCTAACAAGAGCCTTGATCGCTTCATCTttagtaattaataaatcaatgaATGAGAATTTTGACAGCGCAAATATGGCTTATTATTGA
- the LOC123213222 gene encoding cysteine-rich receptor-like protein kinase 3, translating to MFNHNCLLLLLIILLSTFAKPFLCDPRATPAALICSERTAVLDRQPFVTNFLATMEPATALMVRQGYAAVVNGTGNTTVYTFGECMKDLSFNDCNLCFAQSKIQITACLPFERGTRGGRLFLDGCYLRYDDYNFFNESLSSTDKTVCGAKDFGGNKTIFGANAVELVRNLSVQAVKNDGFFVGSVSRGNVSVYGLAQCWEFVNGSACENCLENAVSRIASCTPKEEGRALNAGCYLRYSTQKFYNNSIIEQRIEIGGNRTAIYAGTSSAAALFLIVVLVVFFVNKKLVKKKRERKLLGALLASVNNSKLNFCYETLEKATNYFDDSRKLGQGGSGSVYKGILPGGKAVAVKRLFFNTKQWVDHFFNEVNLISGIDHKNLVKLLGCSITGPESLLVYEYVPNHSLQDILFDKKNPEPLMWELRYKIILGAAEGLAYLHEESNLRIIHRDIKLSNILLDKDLNAKIADFGLARLFPEDKTHISTAIAGTLGYMAPEYVVLGKLTEKADVYSFGVVIVEVVCRKRANTLTQNSDSLLQMVWDLYVKGILHEAVDPVIAGDFQLEEVLQLFQIGLLCVQASAELRPSMSIVVKMLTHNHEIPQPTQPPFLCPTSVEISSPTTPTTYNSKPKSYAQSPGISTSESWIEPR from the exons ATGTTTAACCATAATTGTCTCCTACTTTTACTTATAATCTTACTCTCGACCTTCGCTAAACCTTTTCTTTGTGATCCAAGAGCAACACCAGCAGCTCTAATATGCAGCGAAAGGACTGCGGTTTTAGACCGTCAACCCTTCGTCACAAACTTCTTGGCCACCATGGAGCCGGCGACTGCACTGATGGTCAGGCAAGGATATGCAGCCGTTGTCAATGGAACCGGCAACACCACGGTGTATACATTTGGTGAATGCATGAAAGATCTTTCTTTTAATGATTGTAACCTTTGTTTTGCTCAGTCCAAGATTCAGATCACAGCGTGCCTTCCTTTTGAGCGAGGTACACGAGGAGGCCGACTTTTCCTTGATGGGTGTTACCTAAGGTATGATGATTATAACTTCTTTAATGAAAGTTTAAGTTCAACGGATAAAACTGTATGTGGGGCTAAAGATTTTGGAGGGAACAAGACTATTTTTGGAGCTAATGCTGTTGAATTGGTGAGGAATTTGAGCGTACAAGCTGTTAAAAATGATGGATTCTTTGTTGGGTCCGTGAGTCGAGGGAATGTATCCGTTTATGGGTTGGCTCAGTGTTGGGAGTTTGTGAATGGAAGTGCTTGTGAGAACTGTTTGGAGAATGCGGTGTCGAGGATTGCTTCATGCACTCCAAAGGAAGAGGGGAGGGCCTTGAATGCTGGTTGCTATTTGAGGTATTCGACACAAAAGTTTTATAACAATTCAATAATTGAGCAAAGAATAGAGATCGGAG GCAACAGGACAGCTATCTACGCGGGAACATCTTCTGCGGCGGCTCTTTTCCTTATTGTTGTATTGGTTGTTTTCTTTGTCAATAAAAAACttgtgaagaagaagagag AGCGGAAGCTGCTAGGAGCTTTACTGGCCTCTGTGAATAACTCCAAGCTCAATTTCTGCTATGAAACTCTTGAAAAGGCCACAAATTACTTTGACGATTCCAGGAAGCTGGGGCAGGGAGGATCTGGTTCGGTTTATAAA GGAATTCTGCCAGGGGGAAAGGCTGTTGCTGTAAAGAGGCTTTtctttaatacaaaacaatGGGTGGATCATTTCTTCAATGAAGTTAATTTAATCAGTGGCATCGATCACAAAAATCTTGTAAAGCTACTTGGATGCAGCATTACAGGCCCTGAAAGTCTTCTTGTTTATGAATATGTCCCAAATCACAGCCTCCAGGATATCCTCTTTG ATAAAAAGAATCCTGAGCCTCTAATGTGGGAGTTGagatataaaatcatattaggTGCAGCTGAGGGCTTGGCCTATCTTCATGAGGAATCGAATTTGAGAATCATACATAGAGATATAAAACTTAGCAATATTTTGCTTGATAAAGACCTTAACGCAAAGATAGCTGATTTTGGCCTTGCAAGACTTTTTCCAGAGGACAAGACTCACATCAGCACAGCCATTGCTGGCACCCT AGGTTACATGGCCCCAGAGTATGTTGTTCTTGGCAAGCTGACTGAGAAGGcagatgtttatagttttggcgTTGTTATTGTTGAAGTTGTCTGCAGAAAGAGGGCCAACACATTAACTCAAAATTCAGATTCCCTCCTACAAATG GTTTGGGACCTTTATGTCAAAGGAATACTACACGAAGCTGTTGATCCGGTCATAGCGGGTGATTTTCAACTTGAAGAAGTTTTACAGTTGTTTCAAATAGGCCTACTCTGTGTACAAGCCTCTGCAGAACTTCGACCATCAATGTCCATTGTTGTGAAAATGCTCACACATAATCATGAGATACCTCAGCCAACACAGCCACCATTTCTTTGTCCTACTAGTGTGGAAATTAGCTCGCCAACCACTCCTACAACCTACAATTCTAAACCCAAATCTTACGCCCAGTCTCCAGGGATTAGCACCTCAGAAAGTTGGATAGAACCCAGATGA